The stretch of DNA TGGTGCTGGGAGCGGCAACGCTGGCCATCGGAATCGCAAGCCTGCTCGCCTAGCCAGCTCGCCTAGGGCGCTACACTCAGGGAAACGCCCGCGAACTCCCGAAAGGCGCCTCCCGTTGCCACCCCGCCGCCGCGTAATTACGTGGGAGTTCTTCGCCTACGCGCTGATTCTGGGGGCCATTGCCCTCTGGCCCACGCCGGTGGACCGTGCTGGTGGCGGGAAGCTGGCGGAGGCGCTCCAGGACCTGCACCAGCGCGGGATGCCCGGCTGGATCGACTATGCGTTCATTGAGTCGGCGGCAAACGTGCTCCTGTTCGTTCCGCTGGGAGCCCTGGTGGTCCGGATCTTCGGCAGCCGATACTGGTGGACCGGCGGGGCCGCCGGCCTGGTGCTCTCCGCCCTGATCGAGCTCGCCCAGTTCCTCTTCCTGCCTGCCCGGTACCCCACCCTGCTTGACGTCGCGGCGAATACAGGCGGGGCAACCCTCGGCAGCCTGCTCACCCTGCTGGTGCTCACTCTCCGCAGGCCCGTGCCAAACCGGGCCCCGCGACGTACTCTGTGATCACACCCCTTTGCGGGAGGACCAGGAATGCGGATATCGGTTATCGGCTGCGGGTATCTGGGCGCGGTGCACGCGGCGTGCCTGGCGAAGCTTGGTCACGATGTGGTGGGCATCGACCTGGACGCCGGCAAAGTGGCGCAGCTGTCCGCGGGGCAGGCGCCGTTTTATGAACCCGTCCTGGACGAGCTGCTGTCCGCGCTGGAGGAATCGGGGCGCCTGAGGTTTACCACGGAGATGGAGGCCGTGCACGGGTGCGAGGTCCATTACATCTGTGTCGGCACGCCGCAAAAGCGGGGTGAAAACGCGGCGGACCTGCGCTTTGTCGATGCCGCGGTGGAGGCCCTGGCAGCCCAGGTGTCCCCCGGCGATGTGGTCGCCGGCAAGTCCACCGTTCCGGTCGGGACTGCCGCCCGGCTGGCTGAGGTCATCGCCGAGACCGAACCGGGCGCCATGCTGGTGTGGAACCCCGAGTTCCTCCGCGAAGGCCATGCGGTGACCGACACGCTCAATCCGGACCGCCTGATCTACGGCGTTCCGGACGGCAGCGAGGACCACCCCGCGGTGGCCATCCTGGACCAGGTCTACCAGGCGTC from Arthrobacter sp. B3I9 encodes:
- a CDS encoding VanZ family protein; translated protein: MPPRRRVITWEFFAYALILGAIALWPTPVDRAGGGKLAEALQDLHQRGMPGWIDYAFIESAANVLLFVPLGALVVRIFGSRYWWTGGAAGLVLSALIELAQFLFLPARYPTLLDVAANTGGATLGSLLTLLVLTLRRPVPNRAPRRTL